Proteins encoded within one genomic window of Anopheles gambiae chromosome 3, idAnoGambNW_F1_1, whole genome shotgun sequence:
- the LOC1278339 gene encoding probable phospholipid-transporting ATPase IA isoform X12: MCMSRTVSCVDVTMQQVGRTIDGLLTRLRSCTLEYFPCQRKPPARHDDDATTSGITLDDSDKRVIRLNEPQVQKYCNNHISTAKYSVLSFLPSFLFEQFRRYSNCFFLLIALLQQIPDVSPTGRYTTLVPLMFILAVSAIKEIVEDIKRHRADDEINHRLIEVLQNGQWHTIKWQELSVGDIVKVLNNTFFPADLVLLSSSEPQGMSFIETSNLDGETNLKIRQGVPTTSRILETKDFSQFRGTLESEPPNRHLYEFNGVLKEHDKQAVGLGPDQLLLRGAMLRNTAWIFGIVIYTGHDTKLMRNSTSAPLKRSTVDRLTNTQILMLFIILIILCIVSCIFNQLWTKRHFQTDWYLGIGNLLNKNFAYNLLTFIILYNNLIPISLQVTLELVRFLQAIFINMDIDMYHAESDTPAMARTSNLNEELGMVKYVFSDKTGTLTRNVMEFKKCSVAGSIYSIEDTPAQSRLVQNILNNHRTAPTLREFLTLMAICHTVIPEKQPGDSMNDIQYHAASPDERALVYGAKKFGYVFYTRTPTYVEIEALGVQERFEILNVLEFTSTRKRMSVIARNSKSEIKLYCKGADTVIYERLAPEGVAYRESTLSHLEEFATEGLRTLCCAVSDIPDDVYEDWKHTYHKASTSLQYREQKVEDAANLIETNLRLLGATAIEDKLQDGVPETIASLLEAKINVWVLTGDKQETAINIGYSCQLLSHSMDLILLNQDCLDNTRSCILEHTSNGRFDNVGRKDAALIVDGKTLKYALSCDLRREFLDLCISCKVVICCRVSPIQKAEMVDLVTISTKSVTLAIGDGANDVAMIQKANVGVGISGVEGLQAACASDYSIAQFSYLRKLLLVHGAWNYSRMCKLILYSFYKNICLYVIELWFAIYSGWSGQILFERWTIGLYNVFFTALPPFAMGLFDKVTSAEQMLKEPRLYAPSQNAKLFNVKVFWRCIINALFHSMILFWLSYKIYEKDVIWKNGRDGGYLVLGNIVYTYVVVTVCLKAGLLTNSWTWLTHCSIWGSILLWFIFIFIYSNIWPALPVGAVFTGMDDMVFTTPVFWAGLLLIPLSALLFDVSWNAYRNSRKDNILTPPLKESRSSLTETARLLRNVRRVFTGRSHTTENKELELKHGYAFSQEEGGSVTQTDVIRAYDTNLPKPDGN, from the exons atgtgtatgtCCCGTACTGTCAGCTGCGTCGACGTTACTATGCAACAGGTTGGCCGGACAATCGATGGCCTCCTCACACGTTTGCGAAGCTGTACCCTCGAGTACTTTCCCTGCCAGCGAAAGCCTCCAGCAAGAC ATGATGACGACGCTACAACCTCGGGCATAACGCTGGATGATTCCGATAAACGCGTGATACGGCTGAACGAACCACAGGTTCAAAAGTACTGTAACAATCATATCTCTACCGCTAAATATAG TGTCCTTAGTTTTCTACCTTCGTTCCTGTTTGAGCAGTTCCGGCGGTACTCGAACTGCTTCTTTCTGTTGATCGCACTGCTGCAGCAGATACCGGATGTGTCGCCTACTGGTCGGTACACCACGCTCGTGCCGCTGATGTTTATACTCGCGGTGAGCGCAATCAAGGAAATCGTCGAAGACATCAAGCGGCACCGGGCGGACGATGAGATCAACCACCGCCTGATCGAGGTACTGCAGAATGGCCAGTGGCACACGATCAAGTGGCAGGAGCTGTCGGTCGGCGACATCGTCAAGGTACTCAACAACACCTTCTTCCCGGCCGACCTGGTGCTGCTGTCCTCCAGCGAGCCGCAGGGCATGTCCTTCATCGAGACGTCCAACCTAGACGGCGAGACGAACCTGAAGATCCGGCAGGGCGTACCGACCACCAGCCGGATCCTGGAGACGAAGGACTTTAGCCAGTTTCGCGGGACGCTCGAGAGCGAACCACCGAACCGGCATCTGTACGAGTTCAATGGCGTGCTGAAGGAGCATGACAAACA AGCGGTTGGCCTCGGACCGGATCAGCTGTTACTGCGAGGTGCCATGCTACGTAACACCGCCTGGATATTCGGCATCGTTATCTACACCGGTCACGATACGAAACTTATGCGAAACTCTACCTCAGCGCCGTTGAAG CGCTCAACCGTTGACAGACTGACAAACACGCAAATTCTAATGTTATTTATCATTCTGATCATTCTGTGTATCGTGAGTTGCATTTTCAACCAACTTTGGACGAAAAGACATTTTCAAACGGACTGGTACTTAGGCATCGGCA ATCTTTTGAACAAAAACTTCGCCTACAATTTGCTTACGTTTATTATTCTGTACAACAATTTGATTCCCATATCGCTGCAAGTTACGTTAGAGCTGGTACGGTTTCTACAG GCTATCTtcatcaacatggacatcgaTATGTACCACGCGGAATCGGACACACCGGCAATGGCGCGCACCTCCAACCTGAACGAGGAGCTCGGCATGGTGAAGTACGTGTTCTCGGACAAAACTGGCACGCTGACGCGGAACGTGATGGAGTTTAAGAAGTGCAGTGTGGCGGGCTCGATATACTCGATCGAGGACACGCCGGCCCAGTCGCGATTGGTACAG AACATCCTCAACAACCATCGCACGGCGCCTACATTGCGCGAATTTCTCACGCTGATGGCGATCTGCCACACGGTCATCCCGGAGAAGCAGCCGGGCGACAGCATGAACGATATCCAGTATCACGCCGCCAGCCCGGACGAGCGGGCCCTGGTGTACGGGGCGAAGAAGTTCGGCTACGTCTTTTACACCCGCACGCCAACGTACGTCGAGATCGAGGCACTCGGCGTGCAGGAACGGTTCGAGATACTTAACGTGCTGGAGTTCACCTCCACCCGCAAGCGCATGTCGGTGATCGCGCGCAACTCGAAGAGCGAAATCAAGCTGTACTGCAAGGGTGCGGATACGGTCATCTACGAGCGGCTCGCACCGGAGGGTGTCGCGTACCGCGAGTCCACCCTGAGCCACCTGGAGGAGTTCGCGACGGAGGGGCTGCGCACGCTCTGCTGCGCCGTGTCCGACATCCCGGACGATGTGTACGAAGACTGGAAGCATACGTACCACAAAGCGTCCACCTCGCTGCAGTACCGCGAGCAGAAGGTGGAAGATGCGGCCAACCTGATCGAAACGAACCTGCGCCTGCTCGGTGCGACGGCGATCGAGGATAAGCTGCAGGACGGTGTGCCCGAAACGATAGCGTCGCTGCTGGAAGCGAAGATCAACGTGTGGGTGCTTACCGGCGACAAGCAGGAGACGGCCATCAACATCGGCTACTCCTGCCAGCTGCTGTCCCATTCGATGgatttgattttattgaatCAGGATTGTTTGGAT AACACGCGCAGCTGCATACTGGAGCACACCTCCAATGGGCGGTTTGATAATGTGGGCCGCAAGGATGCCGCACTGATCGTGGACGGCAAAACGCTTAAGTACGCGCTCAGCTGCGATTTGCGGCGCGAATTTCTGGACCTGTGCATCTCGTGCAAGGTCGTGATCTGTTGCCGCGTGTCGCCCATCCAGAAGGCGGAAATGGTGGACCTGGTGACGATCAGCACAAAATCGGTCACGTTAGCGATCGGGGACGGTGCGAACGATGTCGCCATGATACAGAAGGCGAACGTGGGCGTCGGCATCTCCGGTGTGGAAGGTTTGCAGGCGGCCTGCGCGTCCGACTATTCAATTGCGCAG TTCAGCTACCTGcgaaagctgctgctggtgcatgGGGCCTGGAACTACAGCCGTATGTGCAAGCTGATCCTGTACAGCTTCTACAAAAACATCTGCCTATACGTGATAGAGCTTTGGTTCGCGATTTATTCTGGATG GTCCGGTCAAATATTGTTCGAACGATGGACAATCGGTTTATACAACGTGTTTTTTACTGCGCTACCACCCTTCGCTATGGGACTGTTCGATAAAGTGACATCGGCGGAACAGATGCTAAA AGAACCAAGACTTTACGCGCCGTCGCAAAATGCCAAACTGTTTAACGTCAAAGTGTTTTGGCGCTGTATCATTAACGCGCTGTTCCATTCGATGATACTGTTTTGGTTGTCGTACAAGATCTACGAAAAGGATGTCATCTGGAAGAACGGACGCGATGGTGGATATTTAGTGTTAGGCAACATAGTTTACACG TACGTAGTCGTGACGGTGTGCTTGAAGGCGGGTCTTCTTACCAACTCGTGGACCTGGTTGACCCATTGCTCTATTTGGGGCTCGATACTGCTTtggtttatatttatattcattTACAG CAACATTTGGCCAGCATTACCGGTGGGTGCGGTTTTCACGGGCATGGACGATATGGTCTTTACGACGCCAGTGTTCTGGGCTGGACTACTGTTAATTCCACTATCCGCACTGCTTTTCGACGTGTCTTGGAACGC GTACAGAAACTCTAGAAAGGATAATATACTAACACCACCACTGAAGGAATCCAGATCTTC
- the LOC1278339 gene encoding probable phospholipid-transporting ATPase IA isoform X11 — translation MAFHSMYRALRLRLVNHDDDATTSGITLDDSDKRVIRLNEPQVQKYCNNHISTAKYSVLSFLPSFLFEQFRRYSNCFFLLIALLQQIPDVSPTGRYTTLVPLMFILAVSAIKEIVEDIKRHRADDEINHRLIEVLQNGQWHTIKWQELSVGDIVKVLNNTFFPADLVLLSSSEPQGMSFIETSNLDGETNLKIRQGVPTTSRILETKDFSQFRGTLESEPPNRHLYEFNGVLKEHDKQAVGLGPDQLLLRGAMLRNTAWIFGIVIYTGHDTKLMRNSTSAPLKRSTVDRLTNTQILMLFIILIILCIVSCIFNQLWTKRHFQTDWYLGIGNLLNKNFAYNLLTFIILYNNLIPISLQVTLELVRFLQAIFINMDIDMYHAESDTPAMARTSNLNEELGMVKYVFSDKTGTLTRNVMEFKKCSVAGSIYSIEDTPAQSRLVQNILNNHRTAPTLREFLTLMAICHTVIPEKQPGDSMNDIQYHAASPDERALVYGAKKFGYVFYTRTPTYVEIEALGVQERFEILNVLEFTSTRKRMSVIARNSKSEIKLYCKGADTVIYERLAPEGVAYRESTLSHLEEFATEGLRTLCCAVSDIPDDVYEDWKHTYHKASTSLQYREQKVEDAANLIETNLRLLGATAIEDKLQDGVPETIASLLEAKINVWVLTGDKQETAINIGYSCQLLSHSMDLILLNQDCLDNTRSCILEHTSNGRFDNVGRKDAALIVDGKTLKYALSCDLRREFLDLCISCKVVICCRVSPIQKAEMVDLVTISTKSVTLAIGDGANDVAMIQKANVGVGISGVEGLQAACASDYSIAQFSYLRKLLLVHGAWNYSRMCKLILYSFYKNICLYVIELWFAIYSGWSGQILFERWTIGLYNVFFTALPPFAMGLFDKVTSAEQMLKEPRLYAPSQNAKLFNVKVFWRCIINALFHSMILFWLSYKIYEKDVIWKNGRDGGYLVLGNIVYTYVVVTVCLKAGLLTNSWTWLTHCSIWGSILLWFIFIFIYSNIWPALPVGAVFTGMDDMVFTTPVFWAGLLLIPLSALLFDVSWNAYRNSRKDNILTPPLKESRSSRVRLLPGGRWFGDANGRHPGVRHEPAKAGRQLSVSRMRVLLRQLLYRLLRRRYFRSLPQPTAYHRFRCRRPGQQRSSFVAVSV, via the exons ATGGCATTTCACTCCATGTACCGTGCGCTGAGGCTTCGTTTGGTGAACC ATGATGACGACGCTACAACCTCGGGCATAACGCTGGATGATTCCGATAAACGCGTGATACGGCTGAACGAACCACAGGTTCAAAAGTACTGTAACAATCATATCTCTACCGCTAAATATAG TGTCCTTAGTTTTCTACCTTCGTTCCTGTTTGAGCAGTTCCGGCGGTACTCGAACTGCTTCTTTCTGTTGATCGCACTGCTGCAGCAGATACCGGATGTGTCGCCTACTGGTCGGTACACCACGCTCGTGCCGCTGATGTTTATACTCGCGGTGAGCGCAATCAAGGAAATCGTCGAAGACATCAAGCGGCACCGGGCGGACGATGAGATCAACCACCGCCTGATCGAGGTACTGCAGAATGGCCAGTGGCACACGATCAAGTGGCAGGAGCTGTCGGTCGGCGACATCGTCAAGGTACTCAACAACACCTTCTTCCCGGCCGACCTGGTGCTGCTGTCCTCCAGCGAGCCGCAGGGCATGTCCTTCATCGAGACGTCCAACCTAGACGGCGAGACGAACCTGAAGATCCGGCAGGGCGTACCGACCACCAGCCGGATCCTGGAGACGAAGGACTTTAGCCAGTTTCGCGGGACGCTCGAGAGCGAACCACCGAACCGGCATCTGTACGAGTTCAATGGCGTGCTGAAGGAGCATGACAAACA AGCGGTTGGCCTCGGACCGGATCAGCTGTTACTGCGAGGTGCCATGCTACGTAACACCGCCTGGATATTCGGCATCGTTATCTACACCGGTCACGATACGAAACTTATGCGAAACTCTACCTCAGCGCCGTTGAAG CGCTCAACCGTTGACAGACTGACAAACACGCAAATTCTAATGTTATTTATCATTCTGATCATTCTGTGTATCGTGAGTTGCATTTTCAACCAACTTTGGACGAAAAGACATTTTCAAACGGACTGGTACTTAGGCATCGGCA ATCTTTTGAACAAAAACTTCGCCTACAATTTGCTTACGTTTATTATTCTGTACAACAATTTGATTCCCATATCGCTGCAAGTTACGTTAGAGCTGGTACGGTTTCTACAG GCTATCTtcatcaacatggacatcgaTATGTACCACGCGGAATCGGACACACCGGCAATGGCGCGCACCTCCAACCTGAACGAGGAGCTCGGCATGGTGAAGTACGTGTTCTCGGACAAAACTGGCACGCTGACGCGGAACGTGATGGAGTTTAAGAAGTGCAGTGTGGCGGGCTCGATATACTCGATCGAGGACACGCCGGCCCAGTCGCGATTGGTACAG AACATCCTCAACAACCATCGCACGGCGCCTACATTGCGCGAATTTCTCACGCTGATGGCGATCTGCCACACGGTCATCCCGGAGAAGCAGCCGGGCGACAGCATGAACGATATCCAGTATCACGCCGCCAGCCCGGACGAGCGGGCCCTGGTGTACGGGGCGAAGAAGTTCGGCTACGTCTTTTACACCCGCACGCCAACGTACGTCGAGATCGAGGCACTCGGCGTGCAGGAACGGTTCGAGATACTTAACGTGCTGGAGTTCACCTCCACCCGCAAGCGCATGTCGGTGATCGCGCGCAACTCGAAGAGCGAAATCAAGCTGTACTGCAAGGGTGCGGATACGGTCATCTACGAGCGGCTCGCACCGGAGGGTGTCGCGTACCGCGAGTCCACCCTGAGCCACCTGGAGGAGTTCGCGACGGAGGGGCTGCGCACGCTCTGCTGCGCCGTGTCCGACATCCCGGACGATGTGTACGAAGACTGGAAGCATACGTACCACAAAGCGTCCACCTCGCTGCAGTACCGCGAGCAGAAGGTGGAAGATGCGGCCAACCTGATCGAAACGAACCTGCGCCTGCTCGGTGCGACGGCGATCGAGGATAAGCTGCAGGACGGTGTGCCCGAAACGATAGCGTCGCTGCTGGAAGCGAAGATCAACGTGTGGGTGCTTACCGGCGACAAGCAGGAGACGGCCATCAACATCGGCTACTCCTGCCAGCTGCTGTCCCATTCGATGgatttgattttattgaatCAGGATTGTTTGGAT AACACGCGCAGCTGCATACTGGAGCACACCTCCAATGGGCGGTTTGATAATGTGGGCCGCAAGGATGCCGCACTGATCGTGGACGGCAAAACGCTTAAGTACGCGCTCAGCTGCGATTTGCGGCGCGAATTTCTGGACCTGTGCATCTCGTGCAAGGTCGTGATCTGTTGCCGCGTGTCGCCCATCCAGAAGGCGGAAATGGTGGACCTGGTGACGATCAGCACAAAATCGGTCACGTTAGCGATCGGGGACGGTGCGAACGATGTCGCCATGATACAGAAGGCGAACGTGGGCGTCGGCATCTCCGGTGTGGAAGGTTTGCAGGCGGCCTGCGCGTCCGACTATTCAATTGCGCAG TTCAGCTACCTGcgaaagctgctgctggtgcatgGGGCCTGGAACTACAGCCGTATGTGCAAGCTGATCCTGTACAGCTTCTACAAAAACATCTGCCTATACGTGATAGAGCTTTGGTTCGCGATTTATTCTGGATG GTCCGGTCAAATATTGTTCGAACGATGGACAATCGGTTTATACAACGTGTTTTTTACTGCGCTACCACCCTTCGCTATGGGACTGTTCGATAAAGTGACATCGGCGGAACAGATGCTAAA AGAACCAAGACTTTACGCGCCGTCGCAAAATGCCAAACTGTTTAACGTCAAAGTGTTTTGGCGCTGTATCATTAACGCGCTGTTCCATTCGATGATACTGTTTTGGTTGTCGTACAAGATCTACGAAAAGGATGTCATCTGGAAGAACGGACGCGATGGTGGATATTTAGTGTTAGGCAACATAGTTTACACG TACGTAGTCGTGACGGTGTGCTTGAAGGCGGGTCTTCTTACCAACTCGTGGACCTGGTTGACCCATTGCTCTATTTGGGGCTCGATACTGCTTtggtttatatttatattcattTACAG CAACATTTGGCCAGCATTACCGGTGGGTGCGGTTTTCACGGGCATGGACGATATGGTCTTTACGACGCCAGTGTTCTGGGCTGGACTACTGTTAATTCCACTATCCGCACTGCTTTTCGACGTGTCTTGGAACGC GTACAGAAACTCTAGAAAGGATAATATACTAACACCACCACTGAAGGAATCCAGATCTTC
- the LOC1278339 gene encoding probable phospholipid-transporting ATPase IA isoform X18, whose protein sequence is MAFHSMYRALRLRLVNHDDDATTSGITLDDSDKRVIRLNEPQVQKYCNNHISTAKYSVLSFLPSFLFEQFRRYSNCFFLLIALLQQIPDVSPTGRYTTLVPLMFILAVSAIKEIVEDIKRHRADDEINHRLIEVLQNGQWHTIKWQELSVGDIVKVLNNTFFPADLVLLSSSEPQGMSFIETSNLDGETNLKIRQGVPTTSRILETKDFSQFRGTLESEPPNRHLYEFNGVLKEHDKQAVGLGPDQLLLRGAMLRNTAWIFGIVIYTGHDTKLMRNSTSAPLKRSTVDRLTNTQILMLFIILIILCIVSCIFNQLWTKRHFQTDWYLGIGNLLNKNFAYNLLTFIILYNNLIPISLQVTLELVRFLQAIFINMDIDMYHAESDTPAMARTSNLNEELGMVKYVFSDKTGTLTRNVMEFKKCSVAGSIYSIEDTPAQSRLVQNILNNHRTAPTLREFLTLMAICHTVIPEKQPGDSMNDIQYHAASPDERALVYGAKKFGYVFYTRTPTYVEIEALGVQERFEILNVLEFTSTRKRMSVIARNSKSEIKLYCKGADTVIYERLAPEGVAYRESTLSHLEEFATEGLRTLCCAVSDIPDDVYEDWKHTYHKASTSLQYREQKVEDAANLIETNLRLLGATAIEDKLQDGVPETIASLLEAKINVWVLTGDKQETAINIGYSCQLLSHSMDLILLNQDCLDNTRSCILEHTSNGRFDNVGRKDAALIVDGKTLKYALSCDLRREFLDLCISCKVVICCRVSPIQKAEMVDLVTISTKSVTLAIGDGANDVAMIQKANVGVGISGVEGLQAACASDYSIAQFSYLRKLLLVHGAWNYSRMCKLILYSFYKNICLYVIELWFAIYSGWSGQILFERWTIGLYNVFFTALPPFAMGLFDKVTSAEQMLKEPRLYAPSQNAKLFNVKVFWRCIINALFHSMILFWLSYKIYEKDVIWKNGRDGGYLVLGNIVYTYVVVTVCLKAGLLTNSWTWLTHCSIWGSILLWFIFIFIYSNIWPALPVGAVFTGMDDMVFTTPVFWAGLLLIPLSALLFDVSWNAYRNSRKDNILTPPLKESRSSSLSKILSWRRRNSVAPLAAWHQNSISITELHM, encoded by the exons ATGGCATTTCACTCCATGTACCGTGCGCTGAGGCTTCGTTTGGTGAACC ATGATGACGACGCTACAACCTCGGGCATAACGCTGGATGATTCCGATAAACGCGTGATACGGCTGAACGAACCACAGGTTCAAAAGTACTGTAACAATCATATCTCTACCGCTAAATATAG TGTCCTTAGTTTTCTACCTTCGTTCCTGTTTGAGCAGTTCCGGCGGTACTCGAACTGCTTCTTTCTGTTGATCGCACTGCTGCAGCAGATACCGGATGTGTCGCCTACTGGTCGGTACACCACGCTCGTGCCGCTGATGTTTATACTCGCGGTGAGCGCAATCAAGGAAATCGTCGAAGACATCAAGCGGCACCGGGCGGACGATGAGATCAACCACCGCCTGATCGAGGTACTGCAGAATGGCCAGTGGCACACGATCAAGTGGCAGGAGCTGTCGGTCGGCGACATCGTCAAGGTACTCAACAACACCTTCTTCCCGGCCGACCTGGTGCTGCTGTCCTCCAGCGAGCCGCAGGGCATGTCCTTCATCGAGACGTCCAACCTAGACGGCGAGACGAACCTGAAGATCCGGCAGGGCGTACCGACCACCAGCCGGATCCTGGAGACGAAGGACTTTAGCCAGTTTCGCGGGACGCTCGAGAGCGAACCACCGAACCGGCATCTGTACGAGTTCAATGGCGTGCTGAAGGAGCATGACAAACA AGCGGTTGGCCTCGGACCGGATCAGCTGTTACTGCGAGGTGCCATGCTACGTAACACCGCCTGGATATTCGGCATCGTTATCTACACCGGTCACGATACGAAACTTATGCGAAACTCTACCTCAGCGCCGTTGAAG CGCTCAACCGTTGACAGACTGACAAACACGCAAATTCTAATGTTATTTATCATTCTGATCATTCTGTGTATCGTGAGTTGCATTTTCAACCAACTTTGGACGAAAAGACATTTTCAAACGGACTGGTACTTAGGCATCGGCA ATCTTTTGAACAAAAACTTCGCCTACAATTTGCTTACGTTTATTATTCTGTACAACAATTTGATTCCCATATCGCTGCAAGTTACGTTAGAGCTGGTACGGTTTCTACAG GCTATCTtcatcaacatggacatcgaTATGTACCACGCGGAATCGGACACACCGGCAATGGCGCGCACCTCCAACCTGAACGAGGAGCTCGGCATGGTGAAGTACGTGTTCTCGGACAAAACTGGCACGCTGACGCGGAACGTGATGGAGTTTAAGAAGTGCAGTGTGGCGGGCTCGATATACTCGATCGAGGACACGCCGGCCCAGTCGCGATTGGTACAG AACATCCTCAACAACCATCGCACGGCGCCTACATTGCGCGAATTTCTCACGCTGATGGCGATCTGCCACACGGTCATCCCGGAGAAGCAGCCGGGCGACAGCATGAACGATATCCAGTATCACGCCGCCAGCCCGGACGAGCGGGCCCTGGTGTACGGGGCGAAGAAGTTCGGCTACGTCTTTTACACCCGCACGCCAACGTACGTCGAGATCGAGGCACTCGGCGTGCAGGAACGGTTCGAGATACTTAACGTGCTGGAGTTCACCTCCACCCGCAAGCGCATGTCGGTGATCGCGCGCAACTCGAAGAGCGAAATCAAGCTGTACTGCAAGGGTGCGGATACGGTCATCTACGAGCGGCTCGCACCGGAGGGTGTCGCGTACCGCGAGTCCACCCTGAGCCACCTGGAGGAGTTCGCGACGGAGGGGCTGCGCACGCTCTGCTGCGCCGTGTCCGACATCCCGGACGATGTGTACGAAGACTGGAAGCATACGTACCACAAAGCGTCCACCTCGCTGCAGTACCGCGAGCAGAAGGTGGAAGATGCGGCCAACCTGATCGAAACGAACCTGCGCCTGCTCGGTGCGACGGCGATCGAGGATAAGCTGCAGGACGGTGTGCCCGAAACGATAGCGTCGCTGCTGGAAGCGAAGATCAACGTGTGGGTGCTTACCGGCGACAAGCAGGAGACGGCCATCAACATCGGCTACTCCTGCCAGCTGCTGTCCCATTCGATGgatttgattttattgaatCAGGATTGTTTGGAT AACACGCGCAGCTGCATACTGGAGCACACCTCCAATGGGCGGTTTGATAATGTGGGCCGCAAGGATGCCGCACTGATCGTGGACGGCAAAACGCTTAAGTACGCGCTCAGCTGCGATTTGCGGCGCGAATTTCTGGACCTGTGCATCTCGTGCAAGGTCGTGATCTGTTGCCGCGTGTCGCCCATCCAGAAGGCGGAAATGGTGGACCTGGTGACGATCAGCACAAAATCGGTCACGTTAGCGATCGGGGACGGTGCGAACGATGTCGCCATGATACAGAAGGCGAACGTGGGCGTCGGCATCTCCGGTGTGGAAGGTTTGCAGGCGGCCTGCGCGTCCGACTATTCAATTGCGCAG TTCAGCTACCTGcgaaagctgctgctggtgcatgGGGCCTGGAACTACAGCCGTATGTGCAAGCTGATCCTGTACAGCTTCTACAAAAACATCTGCCTATACGTGATAGAGCTTTGGTTCGCGATTTATTCTGGATG GTCCGGTCAAATATTGTTCGAACGATGGACAATCGGTTTATACAACGTGTTTTTTACTGCGCTACCACCCTTCGCTATGGGACTGTTCGATAAAGTGACATCGGCGGAACAGATGCTAAA AGAACCAAGACTTTACGCGCCGTCGCAAAATGCCAAACTGTTTAACGTCAAAGTGTTTTGGCGCTGTATCATTAACGCGCTGTTCCATTCGATGATACTGTTTTGGTTGTCGTACAAGATCTACGAAAAGGATGTCATCTGGAAGAACGGACGCGATGGTGGATATTTAGTGTTAGGCAACATAGTTTACACG TACGTAGTCGTGACGGTGTGCTTGAAGGCGGGTCTTCTTACCAACTCGTGGACCTGGTTGACCCATTGCTCTATTTGGGGCTCGATACTGCTTtggtttatatttatattcattTACAG CAACATTTGGCCAGCATTACCGGTGGGTGCGGTTTTCACGGGCATGGACGATATGGTCTTTACGACGCCAGTGTTCTGGGCTGGACTACTGTTAATTCCACTATCCGCACTGCTTTTCGACGTGTCTTGGAACGC GTACAGAAACTCTAGAAAGGATAATATACTAACACCACCACTGAAGGAATCCAGATCTTC AAGCTTGTCGAAGATACTCTCCTGGCGTAGGCGTAACTCCGTGGCGCCACTAGCGGCTTGGCATCAGAACAGTATTAGCATAACCGAGTTGCACATGTAG